GGACGAGTGTCGGCACGGTCGGGAACACAGTGGAGACTGTCCCGACGAACAGCCCCGAAAGCGTGTTATAGGTGGCGTGAATGAACACCGCGATGAGCAGTCCTTTCATCACGATGGGACCTGCGTCGTTCGGATTGAATTTCGCTAAACCCAGATAGTAACCGGAGAACGCCGAGTAAATGACGTGTCCCGGTCCGGCGAGCGCTCGCGTTGCGGTGATATCTGATCCGGCAGTAACGGTTTGGAGCACCGTATTCCCCGGAATACGAACGAAGTCAACGCCGATGTAGAGAGCGTTTTCGATGGTCGCAAATCCAAGACCTGCCACGGCACCGTAGACGGCACCATCGATGACCGCGTTGAAACTCGGCTGCCGGTAGGCAAATAGCCACACGGAACAGAGTTTGACGAACTCCTCGACCGGACCGACGATCAGAAAGTACATGACGATCGTTCCGATCGGTCCGCCCAGAACAGCCGAAAACGGTGCTTCGACGAGACCAGCCAGCCCCGAAAACAACATGCCGAGAACGAACGTCGATGCGACGAGATCGATCGGTTCCGACGCTGTAACGTCCGATACGTACACATAAACCACGATTGCCAGTGCTGGCAGCGCAGAGAGTATTGTCAACACACCGATGACGGGCACTGATCTCGTCCGCAGATCTTTGAACGAGACGTACAGTATCGCGATCGTGAACAACAGCGCGATGAGTACCGTGCCCCACCGTACACCGACGATCCCCCACGTATACAGCTTGCTCGCCAATCGATCGAGCGCCGTCCGAGGCTCCCACGTCGACACGTCGTACAGATCGCGTGACTGGTTAGCCAACCGCTCTAATGGATCCCGATCCACCATATCATCCCATCCCACGGGGGAATATAAGCTGCTTTGTTACCTAGCGACGGGAACGCGTGTCAACGATACGTAACTCGTCGATACGTTTATTGTTATGAGATACCATGGCAATCACGTATGGCGCTTGGGAACGACGACGTTTTCGATGCGTTTCTGTCACAGCGTGGTCACCGAACGGAACCCGACAGCGTCGGGTGGAAGCGTGATCACAGGAAAAAACAGTGTCCCGAGTGTGGCGGTCTCCACGATCCACCCGCAACGGAGTGTTCGGTCTGTGGATGGGCGCCCCACGAGTCGTCGTAGCCGGTGAGCCGTCGGGGAGCGGACGTTCCGTCTTTCACTGTACTCGACACGTTTGCGGAGCCAGCCGTCCGATCGAGTCACTGGTCGTCGTCGATCGGCACGCCTTCCTCGGTCGGCGGTGCGAGATACTGGATGTACGTCTCCGGGTCCGGCTCCTCGACTGTCACAGTGACGCGAACGTCGCCAAGTTCGTCCGGATTCCCGACTGCAAAGTTCACGACCTCCTCGAAGGCGGCCTGTTTTTTTAGCCGGAACTGGAACGTGTCCGTCTCGGCATCGATCCCGTCCATCATAGCCGAGCGCGCCGTATCGAGGATCGCCTGCTCGTGAAACAGCTCCGAAAGGTGTTCGAGAGAGTGGGTCGTGGCGACGATCTCACCGGCGGGCTGTCCATCAGTCGCGTCCGTCGTCGCTGGTCGCTCTTCGATCGTGGCGTCGGGAAAGAGGTTCTGGACGACAGCGACCACGCGATCGGTCACTTCCGTCGGTTGTACCGCTACTTCGATGGTCGTGTCAACGCTGTAAATCATCGTCTTGGAGTAGCTCGTGGATCCGTTCGTAGTACGTGTCGATACTGCTCGTGTTTTCGATCGTAACGTCGGCGTTCTCGATCGCTGCGTCCATGCCGAAGGCAAGTTCTCGACGATCTCGTTCTTCGAGACTTTCGGTAGCGTTGTCCCGATCCCGGTCGTCGATTCGGTCTTTCCGAACGTCGAAGGGTGCCTCGATGGCGACCAGTCGGAACTCAGATCCAAACGCTGCTTCGAAGCGTTCTACCTCGACATCCGAACGAATGCCATCGACGAGAACGGTGTCGGTCTCCGTGTACGCCTCACGGATGCGTTCTATTGAGCGGTCTGCGATCGCTGTCGGACCTTCTTCTTCCCGCAGGGCAACCGCTATCTCGCCGTGGTGATCCGCAGGATCGAGTCCGCGTGCACGACACTCCTCACGGATAACGTCCCCCATCGTCACGACGGGGATGTCGAGCTCGCGCGCGACGGAGGCAGCCTCGCCTTTCCCGCTGCCCGGAAGTCCGACGGTTCCAATGATTCCCATCGACCGGAATTCGGACCGATGTATCCTTAACGGCTACGTTCAGTCCGTCGAGACGAATCCAACCGTTTTTGATGGTTGGCGTAAATTGATTCGAATGCGGGCACGTAGCTCAGCTAGGATTAGAGCGTCGGACTTCTAATCCGACGGCCGTGGGTTCAAATCCCACCGTGCTCGGTATCGATGTTCATCTTGCATTTTTGTAAAACTGCGAACCGTGTTCGTCGCGTGTCGGTAGGCTAATACCCCTCCCTATCGAACGTTTTTCCGATGAAATCGACGGAACATGCGGTCGTCGGCGCTGTCGTCAGCGCGCTCGGTGTCCGCGCGGTT
The sequence above is drawn from the Halocatena salina genome and encodes:
- a CDS encoding PrsW family intramembrane metalloprotease, with translation MVDRDPLERLANQSRDLYDVSTWEPRTALDRLASKLYTWGIVGVRWGTVLIALLFTIAILYVSFKDLRTRSVPVIGVLTILSALPALAIVVYVYVSDVTASEPIDLVASTFVLGMLFSGLAGLVEAPFSAVLGGPIGTIVMYFLIVGPVEEFVKLCSVWLFAYRQPSFNAVIDGAVYGAVAGLGFATIENALYIGVDFVRIPGNTVLQTVTAGSDITATRALAGPGHVIYSAFSGYYLGLAKFNPNDAGPIVMKGLLIAVFIHATYNTLSGLFVGTVSTVFPTVPTLVPFFGFVLVFLGLFGYLLFRKIDRYRRLYVTLTDESMEDGSSLTVDRTEFDE
- a CDS encoding RNA-binding domain-containing protein; translation: MIYSVDTTIEVAVQPTEVTDRVVAVVQNLFPDATIEERPATTDATDGQPAGEIVATTHSLEHLSELFHEQAILDTARSAMMDGIDAETDTFQFRLKKQAAFEEVVNFAVGNPDELGDVRVTVTVEEPDPETYIQYLAPPTEEGVPIDDDQ
- a CDS encoding AAA family ATPase; translated protein: MGIIGTVGLPGSGKGEAASVARELDIPVVTMGDVIREECRARGLDPADHHGEIAVALREEEGPTAIADRSIERIREAYTETDTVLVDGIRSDVEVERFEAAFGSEFRLVAIEAPFDVRKDRIDDRDRDNATESLEERDRRELAFGMDAAIENADVTIENTSSIDTYYERIHELLQDDDLQR
- a CDS encoding HVO_0416 family zinc finger protein, with amino-acid sequence MALGNDDVFDAFLSQRGHRTEPDSVGWKRDHRKKQCPECGGLHDPPATECSVCGWAPHESS